The genomic interval GGCTCGAGCGTCTCGAACGCGAGGGCCGGGAGATCTTCGATCATCGCCAGAAAATCCTGGCGGCGGCAAAGATCAAACGCGGGGCGGTGGTTGCCGACATCGGCGCCGGGACCGGACTGTTCACCCCATTGCTTGCCGAAGCTGTCGGCCCGAAGGGAAAAGTTTTTGCCGTCGATATTGTGAAGTCATTCCTCGAACACATCGAGAAGCGGGCAGCCGCCGCCGGAGTCGAGAATGTGCGGACGGTTCTTTGCACCGAGCGATCCGTCGAACTGCCGCCCAATTCGATCGATCTGGCCTTCATCTGTGACGTGTACCATCATTTCGAGTACCCGCAAAGTTCCCTGGCTTCCCTTCACCGGGCGTTGCGCCGAAATGGGGAAATCGTGATGGTCGAGTTTCGGCGCATTCCCGGACAGAGCTCGGATTGGATTCTGAATCACGTCCGCGCCGGACAAGAAGTCTTCACGGCGGAAGTCGAAGCCGCGGGCTTCAGAAAGGTCGAAGAGATTGATCTTCTGAAGGACAATTATATCCTGCGCTTTCGCAAGCGCGGCGGGCGCATCTCCGAATGAGGGCGCTGAGACAGGCCGAGCCGCCCGCGTAGCGCAGATTTTCAATCTGCCGTATCGCGGAATTACATTCCGCAGGGCCCCGGCAAGTTCTGGCGCTTTGGAATTTGCCCGACCGCCGCCGATTCCAAATCGGCGATACGCCAGACTTCAAGCCTGCGCTACGACCCGTTACGGAGTGTCCTAATTCGGAGATGCGCCCAAGGGCGGCCCATCGGCGCGTTGAGCCTTCCCATGGGCCGTTCAACGTTCAATATTCAATGTTCATCGTTGGACGTTGTCGGTGGGAACATCGAACATCCAACACCGAACGCGGAACGTCGAACCAACGGCCCCGGTACATGGGCCATGAGCAGGTGATCGGACCAAGGGAACTTCCCATGAACCCATCTCCCGGACCGTGGCCTTTAGGCCGCTTCAACGGCGAACTCCAGAGCGGGGCCGGAAGCAGCCTGAAGGCTGCGGTCCGCGCAGTTTGCGGTTCGAGGACGGTAAGCATGGTCCCGAGACCAAGGAAGCTTTCCATGAACCGTTCCTCCGGACTGCGGCCTTTAGGCCGCTTCAGCGCTGGACCCCGGAGAGTGCGCGGAAGCAGCCTGCAGGCTGCGGTCCGCGCAGTTTGCGGTTCATGGGCCATGTGCATGGCTCTGAGGCCAAGGAAGCTTCCCATGGACTGACCCCCTCACCCTTCGCTCTCCCCACCCGATAGGGAGAGGGTGTCGGTAGTAGGTTCAGAGTCCGACGGCCGATGTTCGACGTTCGACGAATCCCCTGTCCAGATTCCAGATCAGCCTGTCCAGGGATGAGACATCGCCGGAGAGGTG from Verrucomicrobiota bacterium carries:
- a CDS encoding class I SAM-dependent methyltransferase encodes the protein LERLEREGREIFDHRQKILAAAKIKRGAVVADIGAGTGLFTPLLAEAVGPKGKVFAVDIVKSFLEHIEKRAAAAGVENVRTVLCTERSVELPPNSIDLAFICDVYHHFEYPQSSLASLHRALRRNGEIVMVEFRRIPGQSSDWILNHVRAGQEVFTAEVEAAGFRKVEEIDLLKDNYILRFRKRGGRISE